A genomic segment from Clostridium pasteurianum BC1 encodes:
- a CDS encoding nitroreductase family protein, with protein sequence MMKIDTEKCIGCGQCVKDCFPMDIEILDGKAKINNKNCIKCGHCIAVCPKDAVSMDEYSMEDVKDYDKESFSIAPDTLLNFIKFRRTVRQFKNKQVEEEKIAKIIEAGRFTETGSNMQDPSYIVVREGLEQLKDLTFESLKSMGEYVLNNHTPETRLYRRYAKMWLKMYEEYKENPKNDKIFFNAPVVIVITASSQVNGALASSNMELMVNALGLGTFFSGFFVRAAQESKEIKDFLGVKRRKEIVTCMILGYPDVKYLRTVPRKEADVSWK encoded by the coding sequence ATGATGAAAATAGATACTGAAAAATGCATTGGATGTGGACAATGTGTTAAAGATTGTTTCCCAATGGATATAGAAATATTGGATGGTAAAGCAAAGATTAATAATAAAAATTGTATTAAGTGCGGACATTGTATTGCAGTCTGCCCCAAAGACGCAGTCTCAATGGATGAATACAGTATGGAAGATGTGAAAGATTACGATAAAGAAAGCTTTTCAATAGCTCCAGATACTTTACTAAATTTCATAAAATTCAGAAGAACCGTAAGGCAATTTAAAAATAAACAAGTGGAAGAAGAAAAAATTGCTAAAATTATAGAAGCTGGAAGATTTACTGAAACTGGCAGCAATATGCAGGATCCATCTTACATAGTGGTGAGAGAAGGGCTAGAACAATTAAAAGATTTAACTTTTGAAAGCTTAAAGTCAATGGGAGAATATGTTCTCAATAACCACACTCCGGAAACTAGACTATATAGAAGATATGCAAAGATGTGGCTTAAAATGTATGAAGAATATAAAGAAAATCCTAAGAATGACAAAATATTTTTTAATGCTCCAGTAGTAATAGTTATCACAGCTAGCTCACAGGTAAATGGAGCGCTAGCTTCCTCAAATATGGAACTTATGGTTAATGCTCTAGGCCTTGGAACATTTTTTAGTGGATTCTTTGTAAGGGCTGCCCAGGAAAGTAAGGAGATTAAAGATTTCCTTGGAGTCAAAAGAAGAAAAGAAATTGTGACCTGTATGATACTTGGCTATCCTGATGTAAAGTATTTAAGAACAGTACCAAGAAAAGAAGCAGATGTAAGCTGGAAATAA
- a CDS encoding response regulator yields the protein MNFFIVDDDIAIRSMLSEIIEDYDLGTVVGEAENGSFVNIDLLTFKKVDILIIDLLMPVKDGIEAIKDLGSSLNFKIIMLSQIEDKKIIGEAYSLAVEYYITKPINRLEVIKIIEKVTSNVKLQKSINDIQQTINMLGYQQLKVPIEKPLKKTILEAAQFILTDLGMISENGSKDILDIIQHLANEDKELYESEFPSLKALFTSISVEKLGNSCTESDIKKEIKASEQRIRRAIFQSINYIASLGLTDYGNPKFEEYASKFFDFAEVRKKMLQIENKTNNPFYHIRINIKKFIKVLYIEAKKI from the coding sequence ATGAATTTTTTTATTGTGGATGATGATATAGCAATTCGCTCTATGCTATCAGAAATTATTGAAGATTATGATCTTGGTACAGTTGTTGGTGAAGCAGAAAATGGTTCATTTGTAAATATAGATCTACTAACTTTTAAAAAAGTAGACATTCTCATTATCGATTTACTTATGCCTGTTAAAGATGGCATTGAAGCAATTAAAGATCTTGGTAGTTCCTTAAATTTCAAAATTATAATGCTTTCACAAATAGAAGATAAAAAAATAATTGGAGAAGCATATTCCCTGGCAGTAGAATATTACATAACAAAACCGATTAATAGATTAGAAGTTATAAAAATAATAGAAAAAGTAACCTCAAATGTAAAACTACAAAAATCCATAAATGATATTCAACAAACTATAAACATGCTTGGTTATCAGCAATTAAAAGTACCTATTGAAAAACCTTTAAAAAAGACAATCTTAGAAGCTGCTCAATTTATATTAACAGATCTTGGCATGATAAGTGAAAATGGCAGCAAGGATATACTGGATATAATTCAACACCTTGCAAATGAGGATAAAGAATTATACGAATCTGAATTTCCTTCATTAAAGGCTTTATTTACCAGCATTTCTGTAGAAAAATTGGGAAACTCTTGTACAGAATCGGATATAAAAAAAGAAATAAAAGCTTCTGAACAGAGAATTAGAAGAGCTATATTTCAAAGCATAAATTATATAGCTTCCTTAGGACTTACAGATTACGGTAATCCTAAATTTGAAGAATATGCATCAAAGTTTTTTGATTTTGCTGAAGTACGAAAAAAAATGTTACAAATAGAAAATAAAACAAATAATCCATTTTACCATATTCGGATAAATATAAAAAAATTTATAAAGGTACTTTATATTGAAGCTAAAAAAATATAG
- a CDS encoding hybrid sensor histidine kinase/response regulator: MDMSSLYTILVVDDDENNLFTVKTLIKEYIDANVLIADTPKKALQELIKNPIDLIILDVQMKREMDGFELAQIIKGRKKTEHIPIVFLTGAYIGEDFKKRGFEIGAVDYLTKPIDDFLLINRINVYLKLIEKERKTNILLQEQTKELKRAKEMAEAANEAKNIFFANISHEFRTPLNILLGSSQMIKHYLGNGNVLNKEKIKSNVKTQIQNCYRLVKLVNNLLDITKMDSGNFTLNLTTCNIIEVVESVTLSVVEFAASKNIEVTFDTNVEELNFCCDLDAIERIVLNLLSNAIKFTPKDGNIFVNVKVLDKFIQISVKDSGVGIPKDKQEMIFQRFKQVDNLLTRSCEGSGIGLNLVKSLVEMHGGNIQLKSEYQKGSEFIVEIPIREGCGENDAQGCCTNNSSTVIKKIDIEFSDIYF, from the coding sequence ATGGATATGAGCAGTTTGTATACAATTTTAGTAGTTGATGATGATGAAAATAATTTATTTACTGTAAAAACTCTTATAAAAGAATATATTGATGCTAATGTATTGATTGCAGATACTCCCAAGAAAGCATTACAAGAACTTATAAAAAATCCTATAGACTTAATCATTTTAGATGTACAGATGAAGAGAGAAATGGATGGTTTTGAGTTGGCACAGATTATAAAGGGAAGAAAAAAAACAGAGCATATTCCCATTGTATTTTTAACGGGAGCCTATATTGGCGAAGATTTCAAAAAGAGAGGCTTTGAAATAGGAGCTGTGGACTATTTAACTAAGCCCATTGATGATTTTTTACTTATAAATAGAATAAATGTATATTTAAAGCTAATTGAAAAGGAAAGGAAAACAAATATACTATTACAAGAACAAACAAAAGAATTAAAAAGAGCAAAAGAAATGGCCGAGGCAGCCAATGAAGCTAAAAATATCTTTTTTGCAAACATATCTCATGAATTTAGAACTCCTCTAAATATTCTCCTAGGATCCTCCCAAATGATAAAACATTATCTGGGAAATGGTAATGTTTTAAATAAAGAGAAAATAAAGTCAAATGTAAAAACTCAGATTCAAAATTGTTATAGACTTGTAAAGCTAGTTAATAATCTATTGGATATTACAAAAATGGATTCAGGCAATTTTACTCTTAATTTAACAACATGTAATATTATTGAAGTGGTGGAATCAGTTACACTCTCTGTTGTAGAATTTGCAGCCTCAAAAAACATAGAAGTAACATTTGATACTAATGTTGAAGAATTAAATTTTTGTTGTGATTTAGATGCAATTGAGAGAATTGTGCTGAATCTTTTATCAAATGCAATAAAATTTACCCCTAAGGATGGAAATATATTTGTTAATGTAAAAGTTTTAGATAAATTTATTCAAATTAGTGTAAAGGATTCTGGTGTAGGAATTCCTAAAGATAAGCAGGAGATGATTTTTCAAAGGTTCAAACAAGTAGACAACCTTCTTACAAGAAGTTGTGAAGGCAGCGGCATAGGTCTTAATCTTGTAAAATCTTTAGTTGAAATGCACGGCGGAAATATACAACTTAAGAGCGAGTATCAAAAAGGAAGCGAATTTATTGTTGAAATTCCTATTAGAGAAGGATGTGGAGAAAACGATGCACAAGGCTGTTGTACGAATAACAGCAGCACTGTAATTAAAAAAATTGATATAGAGTTTTCTGATATATATTTCTAA
- a CDS encoding metal-dependent hydrolase: protein MTGKTHAAVGICSAAFILVPKVDIKTALIGLGFCIIGSYATDADLKVSKAGHVVSDVIYAVFILTALYLVLTYKLHYNIWGLVGKNMPNQLKIIGGLFIVGSIILGRITGHRKYMHSLIGFFIMTMGVWLIVGNFAIWFGLGYALHMIVDLLNEKPEALLFPLPLGKVCFSLASSRGIVNWGLSTIAYVGFIYKITSIYNLSYLHNVFIR, encoded by the coding sequence ATGACTGGAAAAACACATGCGGCAGTAGGAATTTGTTCAGCAGCTTTTATATTAGTACCTAAAGTAGACATAAAAACAGCTTTAATAGGATTAGGCTTTTGCATTATAGGCTCTTATGCTACAGATGCAGACCTTAAAGTGTCTAAAGCAGGTCATGTTGTTAGTGATGTTATTTATGCAGTTTTTATTTTAACAGCCTTATACTTGGTATTAACATATAAGCTACATTACAATATATGGGGTTTAGTAGGAAAAAATATGCCGAATCAACTTAAAATTATAGGAGGTTTATTTATAGTAGGTTCTATAATTCTTGGGAGGATTACAGGCCATAGAAAATATATGCATAGTTTAATTGGTTTCTTTATTATGACTATGGGTGTATGGCTAATTGTAGGAAACTTTGCTATTTGGTTTGGACTTGGATATGCTCTGCACATGATAGTAGATCTTCTAAACGAAAAGCCGGAAGCTTTGTTATTCCCATTACCACTAGGAAAAGTTTGCTTTTCACTTGCAAGTTCCAGGGGTATTGTAAATTGGGGTTTATCCACAATCGCTTATGTTGGTTTTATATATAAAATAACATCTATCTATAACCTTAGTTATCTGCATAATGTTTTTATAAGATAG
- a CDS encoding response regulator, giving the protein MNIFKNFSIKQRFLTLFFVCLMTFIGFGIFALIELDNLAKVTNSLYNQSSRVSDATVNAKVDLVKINSAINDVILSSGSDEIQQGIDQVNKYESDFQKNLDTIGGNSVDSDTIRNLQDANNILSKWWKPQRDKIIQDVQEGKKDDAINISKGISSDFVSELELDLNNIYSNSSTNQTSLIQQSNALQSSVRITLFLTLAILTSILLVLFMLITTSILAPINRLRDHMIKISNTGNFEEYEINQKDEISEMGKNYNILINKLKIDFWINNARNSLNDEMTGSVSVKELTQKTINFLAKTLDAGNATFYIYKNSENKLILNSSFAFTERERLSNTYDMGEGIVGQVALERNPIHLKKVKESEAAICTSTVFGPPLNVYAFPLIYENELYGVIELSSFEYFDDLKKKFIEEVCNAIAINLYSVIQNERIKELLLKSEEATKEAHEISSELKNANEELEEQQRQLQVQAEELQQTNSQLEEQQQILQQQSEELQQTNSQLEEHQVQIEEQSRLLSIKNEELEKSKEEILVRSKDLEAANKYKSQFLANISHELRTPLNSIILLSNLLIRNGKDKFENGTREKFKVIYNSGQHLLRLINNILDLSKIEAGKIDLNYNYFNTSDLIKELRDIFDETAKEKDIQFILEDQFENNFYGDRDRISQIIRNFLSNAFKFTDKGTVKLKIAEDHQYENNLVFSVSDTGIGIAKEKLDIIFQEFHQGDGSISRKYGGTGLGLSISSKLCELMNGRIEVSSEPGVGSTFYLYLPLALSEGESTKQEAAAAMSLEPKNEKEVYIEEIKNIRQKNLLIVEDDKNLIQSIKAVSEGIGFTTLISSSGAEALKLIKEHEINGILLDLGLPDINGIALLKEINEVLKLKNIYVPVIIYTGMDISSEQEKEIKLYADRIIIKTSNSDERLLDELTLILHKVNDEEEYRSIMTSKINKDTALNLANKKILIVDDDPRNIFVLAAALEDYGAEIIEAENGEVALRKLETQAVDLILMDIMMPVMNGYEAIKKIRNSDKIKNIPIIATTAKSLKGDREKCMAAGANDYISKPIDYDVLITLIRAWINKA; this is encoded by the coding sequence ATGAATATTTTTAAAAATTTTAGTATAAAGCAGAGATTTCTAACATTGTTTTTTGTTTGCCTTATGACATTTATTGGATTTGGCATCTTTGCTTTAATTGAGCTTGATAACCTGGCAAAAGTAACTAATAGCTTATATAATCAATCATCAAGGGTTTCAGATGCTACAGTTAATGCAAAAGTAGATTTGGTTAAAATAAACAGTGCTATAAATGATGTGATTTTATCATCAGGTAGTGACGAAATTCAACAAGGGATAGATCAGGTTAACAAATATGAAAGTGATTTTCAAAAAAATTTAGATACTATAGGAGGAAATTCTGTTGATTCTGATACTATAAGAAATTTGCAAGACGCTAATAATATTCTTTCTAAATGGTGGAAACCACAGCGGGATAAAATTATTCAAGATGTGCAAGAAGGTAAAAAAGATGATGCCATAAATATATCTAAGGGTATAAGCTCAGATTTTGTAAGTGAGCTTGAACTTGATCTTAATAATATATATTCAAATTCTTCAACTAATCAAACAAGTTTAATTCAACAATCAAACGCGCTGCAATCTTCAGTGAGAATAACTTTATTTTTAACTTTAGCAATTTTAACAAGTATACTTTTAGTATTATTTATGTTAATAACAACAAGTATTTTAGCTCCTATTAACAGATTAAGAGATCATATGATTAAAATTTCAAATACAGGTAATTTTGAAGAATATGAAATAAACCAAAAAGATGAAATTTCAGAAATGGGTAAAAACTATAATATATTGATAAATAAATTAAAAATCGATTTTTGGATAAACAATGCTCGAAATTCACTAAACGACGAAATGACTGGCAGCGTTTCTGTAAAGGAATTAACACAAAAGACTATTAATTTTTTGGCAAAAACTTTAGATGCTGGAAATGCAACTTTTTACATATATAAAAATTCAGAGAATAAACTTATTTTGAATTCCTCTTTTGCTTTTACAGAAAGAGAGAGATTATCAAATACATATGACATGGGTGAAGGAATAGTTGGACAAGTAGCTTTAGAGAGAAATCCAATACATCTCAAAAAAGTGAAGGAGTCAGAAGCTGCAATTTGCACTTCAACCGTGTTTGGTCCGCCACTTAATGTCTATGCCTTTCCATTAATTTATGAGAATGAACTCTATGGAGTTATTGAATTGTCTTCTTTTGAGTATTTTGATGACTTAAAAAAGAAATTTATAGAAGAAGTATGCAATGCAATTGCCATAAATCTTTACTCTGTAATTCAAAATGAAAGGATTAAAGAACTATTACTTAAAAGTGAAGAGGCAACTAAAGAAGCTCACGAAATATCAAGTGAACTTAAAAATGCAAATGAAGAATTAGAAGAACAACAAAGACAGCTTCAAGTTCAAGCTGAGGAACTCCAACAAACTAATTCTCAACTTGAAGAGCAACAGCAAATACTTCAGCAGCAAAGTGAAGAACTACAGCAAACTAACTCTCAGCTTGAAGAGCATCAAGTGCAAATAGAAGAGCAGTCAAGACTTCTTAGCATTAAAAATGAGGAGTTAGAAAAATCTAAAGAAGAAATTTTGGTACGTTCAAAAGACTTAGAAGCTGCAAATAAATATAAATCTCAATTTTTAGCAAATATTTCTCATGAACTTAGAACGCCACTTAATTCAATTATATTATTATCTAATCTCTTGATTAGAAATGGAAAAGATAAGTTTGAAAATGGTACAAGAGAAAAATTTAAAGTTATATATAACTCAGGACAGCATCTACTTCGTTTGATAAATAATATTTTAGATTTATCAAAAATTGAGGCTGGAAAAATAGATCTTAATTATAATTATTTTAATACAAGTGATCTTATAAAAGAACTTAGGGATATTTTTGATGAAACAGCAAAGGAAAAAGATATTCAGTTCATATTGGAAGATCAATTTGAAAATAATTTCTATGGTGATAGAGATAGAATTTCACAAATAATTAGAAATTTTTTATCTAATGCGTTTAAATTTACGGATAAGGGAACTGTAAAACTAAAGATAGCAGAAGATCATCAGTATGAAAATAATCTGGTATTTTCTGTATCCGATACAGGAATAGGTATAGCTAAGGAAAAATTAGATATAATTTTTCAAGAATTTCATCAAGGAGATGGGTCCATTTCAAGAAAGTATGGGGGTACAGGACTTGGATTATCTATTAGCAGCAAACTTTGTGAACTTATGAATGGTAGAATAGAAGTAAGTAGTGAACCTGGAGTGGGGAGCACCTTTTATTTGTATTTGCCTTTAGCACTTTCAGAAGGGGAGTCTACAAAGCAAGAGGCAGCTGCTGCTATGAGTCTAGAGCCTAAGAATGAAAAAGAAGTATACATAGAAGAAATAAAAAATATAAGACAAAAAAATTTACTAATAGTTGAAGATGATAAAAATTTAATACAGTCAATAAAAGCTGTCTCTGAAGGCATAGGCTTCACTACATTAATATCTAGTAGCGGAGCAGAAGCACTAAAACTTATAAAAGAACATGAAATTAATGGTATTTTATTGGATCTAGGGCTGCCAGACATAAATGGAATTGCTTTGTTAAAAGAAATTAATGAAGTATTAAAACTAAAAAACATATATGTTCCTGTTATCATTTATACAGGCATGGATATATCTTCTGAACAAGAAAAAGAGATAAAATTATATGCAGACAGAATAATTATTAAAACTTCAAACTCAGATGAAAGATTGCTAGATGAGCTGACTTTAATACTTCATAAAGTTAATGATGAAGAAGAGTACAGAAGTATTATGACTTCTAAAATAAATAAAGATACAGCACTAAATCTAGCCAATAAAAAAATACTCATTGTAGATGATGATCCACGAAACATATTTGTACTTGCCGCTGCCTTAGAAGATTACGGTGCAGAAATCATTGAAGCTGAAAATGGAGAAGTAGCATTAAGAAAACTTGAAACTCAGGCTGTAGATTTAATTTTAATGGATATAATGATGCCTGTTATGAATGGATATGAAGCAATTAAAAAAATACGAAATTCAGATAAAATTAAAAATATACCAATTATAGCTACAACAGCAAAGTCATTAAAAGGTGATAGAGAAAAGTGTATGGCAGCTGGTGCCAATGATTATATCTCCAAGCCAATTGATTATGATGTACTAATAACATTAATAAGAGCTTGGATTAATAAAGCTTAA
- a CDS encoding sugar ABC transporter substrate-binding protein, with translation MKKFLLMMLTVMTICLFIGCVKTGNDTAKDINKIKIGVCIANGNDKYGSYLLDEMKNYSKSLKDVEVVFADAKQNSNTQLSQVEDFISQRVDAIIVTPVYIDSSKEITDKAKAANIPIISLMNPFENQSDSACYIAPDSKQAATLEMEYLAKKMNYKGNVAIIMGPMDDRAQRVRTETYHEVIAKYSDMKIVAEQPAEWDRARGMALMETWLKSGKEIDAVASNNDEMAIGALKAIEAAGKLGKITVGGIDATPDSLQYLKSGKLAVTVFQDAAKLSKSSIDTAIKAANGENVEKTINIQNELVTPENVDQYIAKWKNK, from the coding sequence ATGAAAAAATTTTTGTTAATGATGCTTACTGTTATGACAATATGTTTATTTATTGGATGTGTAAAGACAGGAAATGATACAGCAAAAGATATCAACAAGATTAAGATTGGTGTTTGTATCGCTAATGGTAATGACAAATACGGGTCTTATTTGCTTGATGAAATGAAGAATTACTCCAAATCTTTAAAGGATGTTGAAGTAGTATTTGCTGATGCAAAACAAAATTCTAATACACAGTTGTCGCAGGTTGAAGATTTCATATCCCAGAGAGTAGATGCAATAATTGTTACTCCAGTTTATATAGATTCATCAAAGGAAATAACTGATAAAGCTAAAGCAGCTAATATTCCAATTATCAGTCTTATGAATCCCTTTGAAAATCAAAGTGATTCAGCATGTTATATAGCTCCCGACTCAAAACAAGCTGCCACATTGGAAATGGAATACCTTGCAAAGAAAATGAATTACAAGGGTAATGTTGCAATTATAATGGGGCCAATGGATGATAGAGCACAGAGAGTGAGAACTGAAACTTATCATGAAGTAATAGCAAAATATTCTGATATGAAAATTGTTGCGGAGCAACCAGCTGAGTGGGATAGAGCCAGGGGTATGGCTCTAATGGAAACTTGGCTTAAATCTGGAAAAGAGATTGATGCTGTAGCCAGCAACAATGATGAAATGGCAATAGGAGCATTAAAAGCTATAGAAGCAGCAGGAAAACTTGGAAAGATAACTGTAGGTGGTATAGATGCTACTCCAGATTCTCTTCAGTATTTAAAGAGTGGCAAATTGGCTGTTACAGTATTTCAGGATGCAGCAAAACTAAGTAAGAGTAGCATAGACACTGCAATTAAAGCAGCCAATGGTGAAAATGTAGAAAAAACAATAAATATTCAAAATGAATTAGTTACTCCGGAAAATGTAGACCAATATATAGCTAAATGGAAAAATAAGTAG
- a CDS encoding CheR family methyltransferase, giving the protein MTIRTICKQDKIYLTIIGELEDSKQIGELVESLSISETKNFNVTFLGANIIPKSIIEKLFILQEDKKCNIFVLKRYLFSYLQYLGIKCNYITKKLTFKKPKDNISYEKEKLSQEEIYIFLKDINNIYGYDYTEYQMDSIMRRINIAMIRERIYDFNIFREQVLHNQKIFHDLFLDLSINTTEFFRDHEVFNMIKNKILPYLNSYNHIKIWCAGCSIGKEVYSLAIILKEADMLSKTQIYATDINPYVIEEAKNGLYSITTLDKDIDNYRNAQGEKSFIQYFDINKNYIKVKEELKKNILFFQHSLLSNGTLNEFNLILCRNVFIYFNDALQEKVLKNFYNSLDNNGFLVLGKSEGIQKNNGHNYFYKYNEQNKIYRKINK; this is encoded by the coding sequence TTGACTATTAGAACTATTTGCAAGCAGGATAAAATATATCTAACAATAATTGGGGAATTAGAAGACTCTAAACAAATAGGTGAATTAGTGGAATCTTTAAGTATATCAGAAACTAAAAATTTTAATGTGACTTTTTTAGGTGCCAATATAATTCCCAAAAGTATTATAGAAAAACTTTTTATTTTGCAAGAGGATAAAAAATGTAATATTTTTGTTTTAAAAAGATATTTGTTTTCATATTTACAATATTTAGGCATAAAATGTAACTATATAACTAAAAAATTAACTTTTAAAAAGCCTAAAGATAATATATCTTATGAAAAAGAAAAATTAAGTCAGGAAGAAATCTACATTTTCTTAAAAGATATAAACAATATTTATGGCTATGATTACACAGAGTATCAAATGGATAGTATTATGCGAAGAATAAATATAGCCATGATCAGAGAGAGAATCTATGATTTTAATATATTTAGAGAACAAGTATTACACAATCAAAAAATTTTTCATGACTTGTTTTTAGATCTTTCCATAAATACCACGGAGTTTTTTCGGGATCATGAAGTATTTAATATGATTAAAAATAAAATACTGCCATATTTAAATTCCTATAATCACATTAAAATTTGGTGTGCAGGTTGTTCAATAGGTAAAGAAGTATATTCATTAGCTATAATACTAAAGGAAGCAGATATGCTTAGCAAAACTCAAATTTATGCCACCGATATCAATCCCTATGTTATTGAAGAAGCAAAAAATGGACTGTATTCAATTACTACTTTGGACAAGGATATAGATAATTACAGAAATGCCCAAGGAGAAAAGAGTTTTATTCAATATTTTGATATTAATAAAAACTATATTAAAGTTAAGGAAGAATTGAAAAAAAATATATTATTTTTTCAGCATAGTTTACTAAGTAATGGAACATTAAATGAGTTTAATCTAATACTTTGCAGAAATGTTTTTATTTATTTTAATGATGCTTTACAGGAGAAGGTCTTAAAAAACTTTTATAATTCCTTAGATAATAATGGATTTTTAGTGCTTGGTAAAAGTGAAGGAATTCAAAAAAATAATGGACACAATTATTTTTATAAGTATAATGAGCAAAATAAAATATATAGGAAAATAAATAAGTAA